In one Solanum lycopersicum chromosome 11, SLM_r2.1 genomic region, the following are encoded:
- the LOC101265704 gene encoding F-box/kelch-repeat protein At5g26960: MSDSCNSRHFSWLMKSCFPNNQHPPPHHPTPIGTTTILPTGTTIAELPDDLLLECLSRVTHSSLPSLPLVCCRWSLLLDSPTFHLLRQRNNLLRLTLFAVSVSDGALCTASYRLNNDCSWKICSFTPANDPVFEHGCFYSLFSHSRLSVIGRKIYVIGRTAMLRCDTWTGLVVPRQGPVFPRKKFAAAVVGGKIYVAGGCARAAAVEEYDPMTNTWSVVAKAPRKRYGCVGASVDGVFYVIGGLKLGGAAGNEMLVARGSRASDAAHVYASSMDLYDTVNGVWLKSRSVPGGGCVVAACATAGEIYVLSSHAVELSFWKFNGSRKSTGFGDWCRIKSPPLPAQVRLDSTVRFSCVGIGEKVVLVQVNGCIDDLLRRSGRIERGMKEGLVLVYDCVAGEWSRAADLPEVIRRSACVCVEC; this comes from the coding sequence ATGTCTGATAGCTGCAATTCTCGTCATTTTTCATGGCTGATGAAATCTTGTTTCCCCAATAACCAACACCCACCACCCCACCACCCAACCCCCATCGGAACCACTACCATTTTACCCACCGGAACCACCATTGCTGAACTCCCAGATGACCTTCTTCTTGAATGTCTATCAAGGGTTACTCATTCTTCACTCCCTTCTTTGCCTTTAGTGTGTTGTCGTTGGTCTCTGCTTCTTGATTCCCCAACTTTTCATCTTCTCCGGCAACGGAATAACCTTTTACGGCTTACCCTTTTCGCTGTTTCAGTTTCTGATGGAGCCCTTTGCACAGCTAGTTACAGATTGAACAATGATTGTTCATGGAAGATTTGTTCTTTTACACCGGCGAATGACCCTGTTTTTGAACATGGGTGTTTTTATTCTCTGTTCTCGCATTCTCGTTTATCGGTTATTGGACGGAAAATCTATGTTATTGGACGGACAGCGATGCTCCGGTGTGATACCTGGACTGGTTTAGTAGTTCCAAGACAAGGACCGGTTTTCCCGAGGAAGAAATTTGCTGCAGCGGTTGTGGGTGGGAAAATCTACGTCGCCGGAGGTTGTGCGAGGGCTGCGGCGGTGGAGGAGTATGACCCAATGACTAATACATGGAGTGTGGTGGCGAAAGCTCCGAGGAAGAGATATGGGTGTGTTGGTGCTTCAGTCGACGGCGTTTTTTACGTCATCGGAGGATTGAAGCTCGGAGGTGCGGCGGGAAATGAAATGCTGGTGGCTCGTGGAAGCCGTGCATCTGATGCAGCTCATGTTTACGCTAGCTCAATGGATTTATACGATACTGTTAATGGGGTTTGGTTAAAATCCCGATCTGTTCCCGGCGGCGGCTGTGTTGTGGCAGCATGTGCGACCGCCGGAGAAATCTATGTTCTTTCCAGTCACGCAGTGGAGTTATCGTTCTGGAAGTTTAATGGGTCACGAAAAAGCACCGGATTCGGCGATTGGTGCAGGATAAAATCCCCGCCGTTGCCGGCGCAAGTGAGATTAGACAGTACGGTGAGATTCAGCTGCGTGGGGATCGGAGAGAAGGTGGTGTTAGTTCAAGTAAATGGTTGCATAGACGATTTGCTGCGGCGGAGTGGTAGGATTGAGAGAGGGATGAAGGAGGGGTTGGTGTTGGTTTACGACTGTGTCGCCGGAGAATGGAGCCGTGCCGCCGATTTGCCGGAGGTCATTCGCCGATCAGCCTGCGTCTGTGTTGAGTGCTAA
- the LOC101262180 gene encoding transcription factor MYB97-like isoform X1 — protein sequence MCMTTECVDRMTSEVGMNSTSVEEANAGGNIRRGTPLKKGPWLKAEDAILRDYVAEYGEGNWSSVHRRTGLARCGKSCRLRWSNHLKPYLKKGAFTQEEEQLIVAMHAQIGNKWARIASEFPGRTDNDIKNFWNTRLKRQRREEKYMLSPGVFFGEFSEDKQNKELATSSSANSLPHLLPNNNVEIPTAENRNFEPSQQLYPPRLLNNDFSSFLGTPATSLRDQGLNSSWNTHSVPSTVHSSKRTQGLESWFSNRNVDLSQAHHQYQNDGSFFTQSLGFSSLCTHNLTSNYHRSSASEIPGIQASSSEHRLKGKLELPSFQTPMTSWDSASSVPSIESSSTFIQSPPNEYTDSCSLSPQSSDLLHAILYGSQTPKASSSNSYQETSRDVVPDSCPVLRQIQWGTNPDAITPSGHAITSVFSEYTPSSGGSLEDHQSIAPFIGCNVNQEMANFTPTAGNNDTSNDDLFSETDMYFSPSDWLRDLE from the exons ATGTGTATGACAACTGAATGTGTTGACAGGATGACTTCAGAAGTTGGCATGAATTCGACATCTGTTGAAGAAGCTAATGCTGGAGGAAATATAAGAAGAGGCACCCCACTGAAAAAAGGTCCTTGGCTTAAAGCAGAAGATGCAATTTTAAGGGATTACGTCGCAGAGTATGGGGAGGGGAATTGGAGTTCTGTCCACAGGCGAACAGGACTCGCTCGCTGTGGGAAAAGTTGCCGTTTGCGGTGGTCAAATCACCTAAAACCATATTTAAAGAAAGGTGCTTTCACTCAGGAGGAAGAGCAACTCATAGTTGCAATGCACGCTCAGATAGGAAACAAATGGGCGCGAATAGCTTCTGAG TTCCCTGGCCGCACAGACAATGATATAAAGAACTTCTGGAACACCAGACTAAAGAGACAACGGCGTGAAGAAAAATATATGCTCTCTCCAGGTGTTTTTTTCGGGGAATTTAGTGAGGACAAACAAAATAAGGAGCTGGCCACGTCATCCTCTGCAAATTCACTTCCTCATCTCTTGCCTAATAACAATGTTGAGATTCCAACTGCGGAAAACAGAAATTTTGAACCTAGTCAGCAGTTGTATCCTCCGAGGCTTCTTAATAATGATTTTAGTAGCTTTCTTGGTACTCCTGCTACTAGCTTACGTGATCAGGGTCTTAACTCTTCCTGGAATACTCATTCTGTCCCCTCAACAGTTCATTCATCCAAGCGTACACAAGGATTAGAATCCTGGTTCTCTAATCGAAATGTTGACCTTTCTCAAGCTCACCATCAATATCAAAATGATGGTTCTTTTTTTACTCAATCCTTGGGGTTTTCTTCGTTGTGTACTCATAATCTGACATCTAATTATCACCGATCATCTGCCAGTGAAATTCCTGGCATCCAGGCCTCTTCTTCAGAGCACAGATTGAAGGGTAAGCTGGAGCTCCCTTCTTTCCAAACTCCGATGACGAGTTGGGATTCAGCTTCCTCAGTTCCTTCAATTGAGTCCTCCAGTACTTTTATTCAATCTCCTCCAAATGAGTATACTGATTCTTGCAGTCTGTCACCCCAAAGCAGTGATCTATTGCATGCCATACTTTATGGATCACAAACACCCAAAGCTTCAAGCAGTAATTCATATCAAGAGACTTCTCGTGATGTAGTGCCAGATTCTTGTCCTGTTCTCCGACAGATTCAGTGGGGAACTAACCCTGATGCAATCACCCCTTCAGGTCATGCTATTACATCTGTGTTTAGTGAATACACCCCTAGCAGTGGAGGTTCATTGGAGGACCACCAGTCAATAgctcctttcatag GATGCAATGTTAATCAAGAGATGGCTAACTTCACTCCTACTGCTGGGAATAATGATACATCAAACGACGATTTGTTTTCTGAGACTGATATGTATTTTTCTCCAAGTGATTGGCTTCGCGACTTGGAGTAA
- the LOC101265402 gene encoding BTB/POZ and MATH domain-containing protein 4 isoform X1 gives MSELPTITHVSDTIAVGELAPPTSSRSVTDTVNGSHHFVISGYSLAKGMGVGKHIASDTFTVGGHQWAIYFYPDGKNPEDNSAYVSVFIALASEGTDVRALFELTLIDQSGKEKHKVHSHFDRSLESGPYTLKYRGSMWGYKRFFRRALLETSEYLKDDCLKINCTVGVVRSTIECSSLHTIQVPDSDMGTHFGMLLENMEASDVIFNVSGEMFHAHKLVLAARSPVFHTEFLCGHEGDAQEIVVNDMEPKVFKAMLHFIYKDALVEEELEATRTSTTPCISDTLTAKLLSAADRYDLTRLRRLCESHLCKDISINSVAQILALADRYHAAELKSVCLSFAAENLSAVMQSDGFEYLKENCAALQSELLKTVAGCEDDSSSGGGKSKSVWAQLSDGGDTNGRRIRQKT, from the exons ATGTCAGAGTTACCGACAATCACTCATGTTTCCGATACGATCGCCGTCGGCGAGTTAGCACCGCCGACGAGTTCTCGTTCTGTGACTGATACGGTTAACGGGTCGCACCATTTCGTGATCTCTGGTTATTCATTGGCTAAAGGGATGGGTGTCGGAAAACACATCGCAAGTGATACTTTCACCGTCGGAGGTCATCAGTGGGCGATTTACTTTTATCCTGATGGAAAGAATCCGGAAGATAATTCGGCGTATGTGTCTGTGTTTATTGCGTTGGCTAGTGAAGGAACGGATGTTAGGGCTTTGTTTGAGTTGACTCTGATTGATCAGAGTGGTAAAGAGAAACATAAGGTTCATAGCCATTTCGATCGGTCTCTTGAGAGTGGACCGTATACCTTGAAGTATCGCGGCAGCATGTG GGGATACAAACGGTTTTTTAGACGAGCGTTGCTTGAGACTTCAGAGTATTTGAAGGATGACTGCTTGAAGATTAATTGCACTGTTGGAGTCGTGCGCTCCACAATAGAGTGTTCGAGCTTGCATACAATTCAGGTCCCAGACTCGGACATGGGAACACATTTTGGCATGCTTTTGGAAAATATGGAAGCTTCAGATGTTATTTTCAATGTGTCTGGTGAAATGTTTCATGCCCATAAGTTGGTATTGGCCGCTCGTTCTCCTGTATTCCACACTGAATTCTTGTGTGGACATGAAGGCGATGCGCAGGAAATTGTGGTCAATGATATGGAACCTAAGGTCTTCAAA GCTATGCTGCACTTCATATACAAAGATGCTCTTGTAGAAGAAGAGCTAGAGGCAACTAGAACTTCTACTACCCCCTGTATATCTGACACTCTGACAGCAAAATTGTTATCAGCAGCTGATCGGTATGATTTAACACGACTGAGGAGGTTGTGTGAATCTCATCTTTGCAAAGATATCTCTATCAACTCTGTTGCACAAATTCTTGCTTTAGCAGACCGTTACCATGCCGCTGAACTCAAATCAGTTTGCCTAAGTTTTGCTGCTGAAAATCTTTCTG CTGTGATGCAATCAGATGGCTTTGAGTACCTTAAAGAAAATTGCGCCGCTCTTCAGTCAGAGCTTCTTAAAACTGTGGCAGGTTGCGAGGATGACAGTAGCAGTGGAGGTGGGAAGTCAAAAAGTGTTTGGGCACAACTTTCAGACGGTGGTGATACCAACGGGAGGAGGATCAGGCAAAAGACCTGA
- the LOC101265402 gene encoding BTB/POZ and MATH domain-containing protein 4 isoform X2: MSDVPTITHVPDEISVGELDLPTSSRFVTGTVNGSHHFMIQGYSLIKGMGVGKSISSKTFTIGGHKWAIHFYPDGKNPEDSLYVSVFIALASEGPNVRALFELILVDQSGKGNHAVHSHFNRRLENGPHTLRSSGCMWGYKRFFRRALLETSEYLKDDCLKINCTVGVVRSTIECSSLHTIQVPDSDMGTHFGMLLENMEASDVIFNVSGEMFHAHKLVLAARSPVFHTEFLCGHEGDAQEIVVNDMEPKVFKAMLHFIYKDALVEEELEATRTSTTPCISDTLTAKLLSAADRYDLTRLRRLCESHLCKDISINSVAQILALADRYHAAELKSVCLSFAAENLSAVMQSDGFEYLKENCAALQSELLKTVAGCEDDSSSGGGKSKSVWAQLSDGGDTNGRRIRQKT; the protein is encoded by the exons ATGTCAGATGTACCAACAATCACTCACGTTCCCGATGAGATCTCCGTCGGCGAGTTAGATTTGCCGACAAGCTCCCGTTTTGTGACTGGTACGGTTAACGGGTCACACCATTTCATGATCCAGGGTTATTCGCTGATTAAAGGGATGGGTGTCGGAAAATCCATTTCCAGTAAAACGTTCACCATCGGAGGTCATAAGTGGGCGATTCACTTCTATCCTGATGGAAAGAATCCCGAAGATTCGTTGTATGTGTCTGTGTTCATTGCTTTGGCTAGTGAAGGACCGAATGTTAGGGCTTTGTTTGAGTTGATTCTTGTTGATCAGAGTGGTAAAGGGAACCATGCGGTTCATAGCCATTTCAACCGGCGTCTTGAGAATGGGCCACATACCTTGAGGTCTAGCGGCTGCATGTG GGGATACAAACGGTTTTTTAGACGAGCGTTGCTTGAGACTTCAGAGTATTTGAAGGATGACTGCTTGAAGATTAATTGCACTGTTGGAGTCGTGCGCTCCACAATAGAGTGTTCGAGCTTGCATACAATTCAGGTCCCAGACTCGGACATGGGAACACATTTTGGCATGCTTTTGGAAAATATGGAAGCTTCAGATGTTATTTTCAATGTGTCTGGTGAAATGTTTCATGCCCATAAGTTGGTATTGGCCGCTCGTTCTCCTGTATTCCACACTGAATTCTTGTGTGGACATGAAGGCGATGCGCAGGAAATTGTGGTCAATGATATGGAACCTAAGGTCTTCAAA GCTATGCTGCACTTCATATACAAAGATGCTCTTGTAGAAGAAGAGCTAGAGGCAACTAGAACTTCTACTACCCCCTGTATATCTGACACTCTGACAGCAAAATTGTTATCAGCAGCTGATCGGTATGATTTAACACGACTGAGGAGGTTGTGTGAATCTCATCTTTGCAAAGATATCTCTATCAACTCTGTTGCACAAATTCTTGCTTTAGCAGACCGTTACCATGCCGCTGAACTCAAATCAGTTTGCCTAAGTTTTGCTGCTGAAAATCTTTCTG CTGTGATGCAATCAGATGGCTTTGAGTACCTTAAAGAAAATTGCGCCGCTCTTCAGTCAGAGCTTCTTAAAACTGTGGCAGGTTGCGAGGATGACAGTAGCAGTGGAGGTGGGAAGTCAAAAAGTGTTTGGGCACAACTTTCAGACGGTGGTGATACCAACGGGAGGAGGATCAGGCAAAAGACCTGA
- the LOC101262180 gene encoding transcription factor MYB97-like isoform X2: MTSEVGMNSTSVEEANAGGNIRRGTPLKKGPWLKAEDAILRDYVAEYGEGNWSSVHRRTGLARCGKSCRLRWSNHLKPYLKKGAFTQEEEQLIVAMHAQIGNKWARIASEFPGRTDNDIKNFWNTRLKRQRREEKYMLSPGVFFGEFSEDKQNKELATSSSANSLPHLLPNNNVEIPTAENRNFEPSQQLYPPRLLNNDFSSFLGTPATSLRDQGLNSSWNTHSVPSTVHSSKRTQGLESWFSNRNVDLSQAHHQYQNDGSFFTQSLGFSSLCTHNLTSNYHRSSASEIPGIQASSSEHRLKGKLELPSFQTPMTSWDSASSVPSIESSSTFIQSPPNEYTDSCSLSPQSSDLLHAILYGSQTPKASSSNSYQETSRDVVPDSCPVLRQIQWGTNPDAITPSGHAITSVFSEYTPSSGGSLEDHQSIAPFIGCNVNQEMANFTPTAGNNDTSNDDLFSETDMYFSPSDWLRDLE, translated from the exons ATGACTTCAGAAGTTGGCATGAATTCGACATCTGTTGAAGAAGCTAATGCTGGAGGAAATATAAGAAGAGGCACCCCACTGAAAAAAGGTCCTTGGCTTAAAGCAGAAGATGCAATTTTAAGGGATTACGTCGCAGAGTATGGGGAGGGGAATTGGAGTTCTGTCCACAGGCGAACAGGACTCGCTCGCTGTGGGAAAAGTTGCCGTTTGCGGTGGTCAAATCACCTAAAACCATATTTAAAGAAAGGTGCTTTCACTCAGGAGGAAGAGCAACTCATAGTTGCAATGCACGCTCAGATAGGAAACAAATGGGCGCGAATAGCTTCTGAG TTCCCTGGCCGCACAGACAATGATATAAAGAACTTCTGGAACACCAGACTAAAGAGACAACGGCGTGAAGAAAAATATATGCTCTCTCCAGGTGTTTTTTTCGGGGAATTTAGTGAGGACAAACAAAATAAGGAGCTGGCCACGTCATCCTCTGCAAATTCACTTCCTCATCTCTTGCCTAATAACAATGTTGAGATTCCAACTGCGGAAAACAGAAATTTTGAACCTAGTCAGCAGTTGTATCCTCCGAGGCTTCTTAATAATGATTTTAGTAGCTTTCTTGGTACTCCTGCTACTAGCTTACGTGATCAGGGTCTTAACTCTTCCTGGAATACTCATTCTGTCCCCTCAACAGTTCATTCATCCAAGCGTACACAAGGATTAGAATCCTGGTTCTCTAATCGAAATGTTGACCTTTCTCAAGCTCACCATCAATATCAAAATGATGGTTCTTTTTTTACTCAATCCTTGGGGTTTTCTTCGTTGTGTACTCATAATCTGACATCTAATTATCACCGATCATCTGCCAGTGAAATTCCTGGCATCCAGGCCTCTTCTTCAGAGCACAGATTGAAGGGTAAGCTGGAGCTCCCTTCTTTCCAAACTCCGATGACGAGTTGGGATTCAGCTTCCTCAGTTCCTTCAATTGAGTCCTCCAGTACTTTTATTCAATCTCCTCCAAATGAGTATACTGATTCTTGCAGTCTGTCACCCCAAAGCAGTGATCTATTGCATGCCATACTTTATGGATCACAAACACCCAAAGCTTCAAGCAGTAATTCATATCAAGAGACTTCTCGTGATGTAGTGCCAGATTCTTGTCCTGTTCTCCGACAGATTCAGTGGGGAACTAACCCTGATGCAATCACCCCTTCAGGTCATGCTATTACATCTGTGTTTAGTGAATACACCCCTAGCAGTGGAGGTTCATTGGAGGACCACCAGTCAATAgctcctttcatag GATGCAATGTTAATCAAGAGATGGCTAACTTCACTCCTACTGCTGGGAATAATGATACATCAAACGACGATTTGTTTTCTGAGACTGATATGTATTTTTCTCCAAGTGATTGGCTTCGCGACTTGGAGTAA